A stretch of the Lytechinus variegatus isolate NC3 chromosome 5, Lvar_3.0, whole genome shotgun sequence genome encodes the following:
- the LOC121415146 gene encoding uncharacterized protein LOC121415146 isoform X2, whose product MASPMIFCGKENKNDEHDQGQMNLEEVNPILTAWASEYVSPRGKFVACLSDPCKNGGIREEEGGIQRCRCPKYYAGKHCQYFCVDGSSQVMSTQQTRGEGSSSVFSPVLGQLHCGPSGYDSFWLDHSEGNFAVGLQGNSTPFIKFRPEVQVKINSVGLRVRGASGGDWMIDQPCGDRIRSYWL is encoded by the exons ATGGCATCACCAATGATCTTCTGtgggaaggaaaataaaaacgatgaacatgaccaaggtcagatGAACTTGGAAGAAGTCAATCCTATCTTAACGGCATGGGCATCAGAATATGTGTCACCAAGAGGCAAATTTGTAGCTTGCCTTTCGG ATCCTTGTAAGAATGGTGGCATCCGAGAAGAAGAAGGGGGCATTCAGAGATGTCGGTGCCCAAAGTATTATGCAGGGAAACACTGCCAAT ACTTCTGCGTTGATGGATCCTCGCAAGTTATGTCGACCCAACAAACTCGAGGTGAAGGATCGTCCAGTGTTTTCAGTCCAGTGCTGGGCCAGCTTCACTGCGGACCATCTGGGTACGATTCGTTCTGGCTTGACCACTCGGAGGGAAACTTTGCAGTGGGACTTCAGGGGAATTCAACTCCTTTTATCAAGTTTCGTCCAGAAGTGCAAGTGAAGATTAACAGCGTTGGCCTGAGAGTGAGAGGTGCTTCGGGTGGGGACTGGATGATTGATCAACCATGTGGCGATCGGATAAGGTCTTACTGGTTATAG
- the LOC121415146 gene encoding uncharacterized protein LOC121415146 isoform X1 produces the protein MASPMIFCGKENKNDEHDQGQMNLEEVNPILTAWASEYVSPRGKFVACLSDPCKNGGIREEEGGIQRCRCPKYYAGKHCQYCSFFLPYQSALDTNIIPYSNDRTGLKLRTRGIGHTLAFIGEANSKGVMIIFDFCVDGSSQVMSTQQTRGEGSSSVFSPVLGQLHCGPSGYDSFWLDHSEGNFAVGLQGNSTPFIKFRPEVQVKINSVGLRVRGASGGDWMIDQPCGDRIRSYWL, from the exons ATGGCATCACCAATGATCTTCTGtgggaaggaaaataaaaacgatgaacatgaccaaggtcagatGAACTTGGAAGAAGTCAATCCTATCTTAACGGCATGGGCATCAGAATATGTGTCACCAAGAGGCAAATTTGTAGCTTGCCTTTCGG ATCCTTGTAAGAATGGTGGCATCCGAGAAGAAGAAGGGGGCATTCAGAGATGTCGGTGCCCAAAGTATTATGCAGGGAAACACTGCCAAT ATTGTAGTTTCTTTTTACCATATCAATCCGCACTGGATACAAACATAATACCATACTCAAACGATCGGACTGGCTTGAAGTTGAGAACACGCGGGATTGGGCATACTCTTGCGTTTATTGGTGAGGCCAACAGTAAAGGTGTCATGATCATTTTTG ACTTCTGCGTTGATGGATCCTCGCAAGTTATGTCGACCCAACAAACTCGAGGTGAAGGATCGTCCAGTGTTTTCAGTCCAGTGCTGGGCCAGCTTCACTGCGGACCATCTGGGTACGATTCGTTCTGGCTTGACCACTCGGAGGGAAACTTTGCAGTGGGACTTCAGGGGAATTCAACTCCTTTTATCAAGTTTCGTCCAGAAGTGCAAGTGAAGATTAACAGCGTTGGCCTGAGAGTGAGAGGTGCTTCGGGTGGGGACTGGATGATTGATCAACCATGTGGCGATCGGATAAGGTCTTACTGGTTATAG